Genomic window (Sphingobacteriales bacterium):
AATATTTTTCGGGCTTGGTTTTTACTTCCTGTTCATAGCGCGCAATGGCTGTCCGGTAATCCTTTTTTGTAAAAAATTCATCACCTGATTGTGCCAGGGCAATGCTTTTCAGCAATAATACACACAGAAATACTAATAATGTTTTCCTCATAGTTCAGTTTTTTTAAAATTATCAATTTTTTTAACGGTGCAAATATAAATAATTGAGATTAATTCTTAATAAGGATTTTTTTAATTTTTTTAAATTAAGAAAAAGAACGAATCCAGTTTGAACTCATTATCTTGAATTTATTATCTTAAAGAATCAGTTTTCTTAAAATATTCAATGCACTGACAGCAAAGAACTGAATGTTCTGCATCCGCCCTCTGTCAAAAATTAATTTTTGAACAGAACTTTTTTCCTGATTGGCCACACATATAAAGACCAGTCCGAGTGGTTTGTCAGGAGTAGCCCCTCCGGGCCCAGCAATACCGGTGATTGAAAGTCCAATATCTGTATCGAAAATTTTTCTGATGTTGGTTGCCATCTGTATTGCACATTGTTCACTGACTGCCCCATGTTTTTCAATTACCGCTTTTTCTACCTTTAACTGGTTGATTTTTATTTCGTTGGAATAACTGACCATGCTACCTTTGAAATAGGCTGAACTGCCGGGAACGGTGGTAATCAGGTGCGAAACATAACCCCCGGTGCAACTTTCTGCTATTGAAAGCGAGAGGTTTTTTCTAATCAGGATTTGTCCGATGGCTTCGGGGAGGCTGATGTCTCCATAGCCATAAACCATATCACCCAAAACTGAACTGATTTTCTGCTGTAAATCGTTTAGAAGTAATTGATTTTGTTGGCTATATGTGGTTGTGAGCCTGAGTTTAACTTCTCCGATTGAGGGAAGATAAGCAAGCCGGAAGTCTGCCGGAAGCGAACGTTCAATTTCCTGTATTTGTCCGGCAATAACAGATTCTGCTACCCCTGCTGTTTTAATGCTGAGGGATAATATTTTTTTCTGAATCAACGAACGCAACAATGGAGTTACTTCATTTTCAAAAATATCTTTCATTTCAAAAGGAACGCCCGGCAATGAGATAAGTCTCTTTTCTTTTTCCTGGAAAAACATGCCTGAGGCAGTTCCAAGCCTGTTTTTAAGAATTATACACTTTTCGGGCAGCATGGCTTGTGAGAGATGGGCTTCAGATAATGTTTTATAGCGGTGTTTCAGAAGCTCTTCAATCTGTTTTTTGACATCAGGATAAAAAATCAGTCTGGTGTGAAAATAATCTGCAAGAGTTTGCTTGGTGATGTCGTCAGTGGTTGGGCCTAAGCCTCCGGTAGTGATAATTAAAGATGATTTTTCAAAACAGTAATTCAGGGCATCAACTATATCGTTGGCTTTGTCTGAAACAGTAAGTTTGGTAACAAGTTCAGCTCCTGCTTCAAAGAGTTTTTTACTTAAATAATCTGAATTGGTATCGAGGGTTTCTCCTCTCAGTATTTCATCTCCGATGGTGATAATGGATGTTTTCATTGCTTATTACTGTTTTTAAATGATTTTTCCTCTGTGTAAAATTAAGGGTAAAAGGTCATAGATTGAGTAATGTATGATAATATTCACTTTCATTGATATTGTTGTATTGAACCACCAGAGCTATACAACAATAAAAACAGCTACTTTTGTGAGCCGGATTTATCCATCAAAGAAATCTGAGAAACGTAAAAACAAACGGGAGGTATGGAGGTAATTGATATTGAAAAGAGCATCAGGGAAAGCAATTCTGAATTTTTGAAAAAACTTCCGAAGTTCATTATCAGAATCATCTCAAAAATCATTTATGAAAAGCGGATGAATGAGTACCTTGCCATCACTGATGGATTGGAAGGTGTTGATTTTCATAATAAAATCATTGAGCTGATGGATATTAAAATCCATGCAGAAGGATTACATAACCTTCCCGAACATCCGCATTGTTTCTTTTTTGCCAATCATCCCTTTGGAGTTCTGGATGGACTGGTACTTACCAAAACAGTTTTGGACAAGTATCACGATTTCAGGGCAATAGGTAATGAGGCATTTAAATATGTTCCTAACCTGAGGAAGTATGTCATGATGGTGAATGTGTACGGAAGTACTTCACGCAAATATGTGGAAGAGCTCGAAAAAATATATGAATCCGATATGCCCATAACCCACTTTCCGGCAGGATTGGTTTCGAGGTTTA
Coding sequences:
- a CDS encoding competence/damage-inducible protein A encodes the protein MKTSIITIGDEILRGETLDTNSDYLSKKLFEAGAELVTKLTVSDKANDIVDALNYCFEKSSLIITTGGLGPTTDDITKQTLADYFHTRLIFYPDVKKQIEELLKHRYKTLSEAHLSQAMLPEKCIILKNRLGTASGMFFQEKEKRLISLPGVPFEMKDIFENEVTPLLRSLIQKKILSLSIKTAGVAESVIAGQIQEIERSLPADFRLAYLPSIGEVKLRLTTTYSQQNQLLLNDLQQKISSVLGDMVYGYGDISLPEAIGQILIRKNLSLSIAESCTGGYVSHLITTVPGSSAYFKGSMVSYSNEIKINQLKVEKAVIEKHGAVSEQCAIQMATNIRKIFDTDIGLSITGIAGPGGATPDKPLGLVFICVANQEKSSVQKLIFDRGRMQNIQFFAVSALNILRKLIL